A single genomic interval of Arctopsyche grandis isolate Sample6627 chromosome 8, ASM5162203v2, whole genome shotgun sequence harbors:
- the gw gene encoding trinucleotide repeat containing adaptor protein gawky encodes MTDAFRRRLEDVLRWPRAADEMESPDSSPVRCNIDTTGRQPTPSIAVDVDLASSPFLITEEYDTNWISGVLRVAGRAGPFTATHLSFDPRAILPDSSVITSPNSRKRGQPPSSQVWDSRPGRVAHPTTSASSNTHLPTTPTPYHPNLAIFGIALHRTDNTANYSINSKINDNKNNMQSVKIRLVLDNINYFERKIKLSKKYLISDISLILCVPQFIKYNYSNVNAIISELKQRKVIEMTIDTKNLGAFPQILENKSRCCKKTVDSICDSNLIVNCILINQIFGTTPDNSIPELKNAITVQGIVYGHPHSHSFNPNLMYSRGAIRPLSLNKSDYAFISKTCISTHYVFIESDSVSMNNSICQKSTKNVKNRSHQATREEVEYFPKSEINKSNNVYSQSDNKTKENVEKCVADALLPTNEENNTEEEEVPYMSFKNGELMFKSLLRLTEEAPAKISHLLRLGGIEKIGGWHTPSILRLLGGGESSLNAASGWGSPPNANSNSGGTNNWSGNSNSGNQTGAGNNMPQQWASANQRPPGSQTDGNSNKVNNVASGGTAGGSVAPPTGPGGNWGSSGPNQNIPASSQSSNASQAIPPVQASTGGNNSPGATSAGGPVIVLTSNSVGSSTSTAAPPTTAKAQLEQLNTMREALFSQDGWGGQHVNQDTNWDVPTSPEPGVKLDQQGGPPVWKPNINNGTDLWEANLRNGGQPPPQPVSKTPWGHTPTSNIGGTWGEDDDTGESSNVWTGPPPPQQWGAPPQQPPHWNAAGKKDDWGGWGEPHRSEIHRPEMHNRDLRPPAPDHRDMRVMMGMDGRGDMRGDPHGISGRLNGSADMWGQHHMPHMQAPPNKMMPTNVGNGVNQWGAQGPKDMGMSKTVSGWEEPSPPAARRNMPNFDDGTSLWGQQRSGVAPWKDMPGGMGRGAMQCPPVMPPNRMPGVAPNTMKPDAMWGHHHRNGSWEDSSGHSGNWEKDSANSWNEGPMNQAGWVGSKTKPMGVPGGSWDADMGDWRGGPKPPVSGPSAAKLLPKDMIWNSKQFRLLVDMGYKKDDVELALRNTNMNVEDAMDLLGQMRGSGGMDTWRRHEDHPGGPPFEHQQQYPTPPRPQHPSFPPQQPPNVPFPQPGQGLASIGNMPAAVVQKILNPSSSQPPPSFNQQNNQSGGNGQPSTAQLRMLVQQIQMAVAAGYLNNQILNQPLAPQTLVLLNQLLQQIKQLQQLATTQHNLSQNPLNGKGNVGLHLTVQITKAKQQISNLQNQIAAQQAIYVKQQANAGSSSTSAGGDFFNKPHDPLSQLQNNFTDLTLSKDAPSAYGSSGGQQSRLNQWKLPSVDKEEGSEFSRAPGTTTKSTTSPQLNPLTLQSDSTWSTGRPVSDGWPTTDTSDLPDGKEPWPSSQPQQASTYTDLVPEFEPGKPWKMKSIEDDPAITPGSVVRSPLSLAAIKDTSDIFGSSNQGKASPTTPSERSLSSSTWSYPPPSPASTASSFNMSKSSSSKTWGDTPTSGASDLWGSGASMSKSRGQLPAASVPKPTSSWGGGSSQAQRPPSYSQQPNWQSTWLLLKNLTAQIDGSTLKTLCMQHGPLQSFHLYLNQGIALSKYSTRDEASKAQSALNNCVLGNTTIFAESPAEADVNMILQHLGQGAGGGQWRGTGSKGAGGPSASDPWSFSLWESQLAEQRTTPSSLGSFLSPDLLGGESM; translated from the exons CGCACCCCACCACGAGCGCTTCCAGCAATACACATCTTCCCACGACTCCCACTCCTTATCACCCTAATCTGGCAATTTTTGGGATCGCACTTCACCGTACTGATAACACTGCTAACTACTCAATTAACTCTAagataaatgataataaaaacaatatgcaATCTGTGAAAATTAGATTAGTTTTAGATAATATAAATTACTTCGAGCGTAAGATTAAACTAAGTAAAAAATATCTGATATCTGATATCTCTTTAATATTATGTGTtccacaatttataaaatataattattcgaATGTTAACGCTATTATTAGCGAATTGAAGCAACGTAAAGTCATCGAGATGACGATCGACACAAAGAATCTTGGTGCTTTTCCACAAATTCTGGAAAATAAAAGTCGGTGTTGTAAGAAAACTGTAGATAGCATATgtgattcaaatttaattgtaaattgtaTCCTGATAAACCAAATTTTTGGCACCACGCCAGACAACAGCATTCCTGAATTGAAAAATGCCATAACTGTCCAGGGTATCGTGTACGGACACCCGCACTCGCATAGCTTTAATCCAAACTTAATGTATAGTAGAGGGGCGATTCGCCCACTCTCGTTGAACAAGTCTGATTACGCTTTTATTAGCAAAACTTGTATATCGACCCATTATGTATTTATCGAGTCTGATTCAGTATCAATGAACAACAGTATCTGTCAAAAGTCgacaaaaaatgtgaaaaaccgGTCTCACCAGGCCACTAGAGAGGAAGTAGAATACTTTCCGAAAAGcgaaattaataaaagcaaTAACGTATATTCTCAATCCGACAATAAGACGAAAGAGAACGTTGAGAAATGTGTCGCCGATGCACTTCTGCCTACGAACGAAGAGAACAATACCGAAGAAGAGGAAGTTCCTTATATGTCATTTAAAAACGGAGAATTGATGTTCAAGTCGTTGTTGCGATTGACCGAAGAGGCGCCCGCCAAAATCTCTCATTTGCTGCGTCTCGGAGGAATCGAAAAGATCGGAGGATGGCACACTCCCAGCATTCTGCGTTTGCTCGGCGGAGGTGAGAGTTCTCTGAACGCTGCCAGCGGTTGGGGAAGTCCACCGAACGCCAACAGTAACAGTG GTGGTACGAATAATTGGAGCGGTAACAGCAATAGTGGTAACCAAACCGGTGCAGGAAATAATATGCCACAACAATGGGCCAGCGCAAATCAACGTCCACCCGGTTCACAAACTGACG GCAACTCAAATAAAGTAAACAATGTGGCTTCAGGTGGAACGGCGGGTGGTTCGGTAGCTCCGCCCACTGGACCCGGCGGAAATTGGGGCAGCAGTGGACCCAACCAAAACATCCCTGCGTCTTCACAATCGAGCAACGCTTCTCAGGCGATTCCACCTGTTCAAG cgAGTACTGGAGGTAATAATTCTCCCGGCGCTACTAGTGCAGGTGGACCGGTGATTGTATTGACTTCTAATAGTGTCGGAAGTTCGACCAGTACTGCGGCCCCTCCTACGACTGCCAAAGCTCAGCTTGAACAGTTGAATACGATGAGAGAAGCCCTTTTTAGTCAAGATGGCTGGGGAGGG CAACATGTAAATCAAGATACCAATTGGGATGTTCCTACGTCTCCTGAACCCGGTGTAAAATTGGACCAACAGGGTGGTCCTCCAGTTTGGAAACCGAACATAAATAATG gcaCTGACCTTTGGGAGGCCAATCTGCGGAATGGAGGACAACCACCTCCACAGCCCGTTTCGAAAACTCCATGGGGTCATACGCCCACTAGCAACATTGGGGGCACTTGGGGCGAAGACGACGACACCGGAGAGTCTAGCAACGTCTGGACTGGTCCACCGCCTCCACAGCAATGGGGGGCACCTCCCCAGCAACCACCTCACTGGAATGCAGCTGGCAAAAAAGATGATTGGGGTGGATGGGGTGAACCTCACCGCTCTGAGATTCATAGACCAGAGATGCACAATCGAGATCTAAGACCTCCTGCTCCCGATCATCGCGATATGAGAGTTATGATGGGAATGGATGGGCGTGGGGATATGCGTGGAGATCCACATGGTATTTCTGGACGTCTCAATGGATCGGCCGATATGTGGGGACAACACCACATGCCTCACATGCAAGCTCCCCCCAATAAAATGATGCCGACCAATGTTGGAAACGGCGTTAATCAGTGGGGAGCTCAAGGACCTAAAGATATGGGAATGTCTAAGACTGTATCTGGGTGGGAGGAACCGTCTCCACCAGCTGCACGGCGCAATATGCCGAACTTTGATGATGGCACTTCATTGTGGGGTCAACAACGCAGCGGTGTTGCTCCTTGGAAAGATATGCCCGGTGGGATGGGACGTGGTGCTATGCAATGTCCACCTGTGATGCCTCCCAATCGTATGCCGGGTGTAGCACCAAATACAATGAAACCGGATGCAATGTGGGGACACCATCACAGAAATGGCTCATGGGAAGATAGTTCTGGGCACTCGGGTAACTGGGAAAAGGACTCTGCAAATTCGTGGAACGAAGGACCCATGAATCAAGCGGGTTGGGTGGGATCTAAAACTAAGCCCATGGGCGTTCCTGGGGGATCTTGGGATGCGGACATGGGAGATTGGAGAGGAGGACCAAAGCCTCCCGTTAGTGGACCTTCAGCCGCCAAACTTCTGCCCAAAGACATGATTTGGAACAGCAAACAATTCCGACTGTTAGTAGACATGGGATATAAAAAAGATGATGTTGAACTAGCCTTGCGAAATACTAATATGAACGTCGAAGACGCTATGGATTTATTGGGGCAGATGAGGGGTAGTGGCGGAATGGACACTTGGCGTCGCCACGAAGATCATCCGGGTGGTCCACCTTTTGAGCACCAACAACAATATCCTACCCCACCTCGACCGCAGCATCCATCTTTCCCACCGCAACAACCACCAAATGTACCTTTTCCACAACCAGGCCAAGGATTGGCTTCTATCGGAAACATGCCAGCTGCCGTCGTCCAGAAGATACTCAATCCATCCTCGTCTCAGCCACCACCGTCTTTCAATCAGCAAAACAA TCAATCTGGTGGAAATGGTCAGCCAAGTACTGCCCAACTTCGTATGCTAGTACAACAGATACAAATGGCTGTTGCTGCTGGTTATTTAAACAACCAAATTCTAAACCAGCCGTTGGCACCTCAAACTTTGGTGCTATTAAATCAGCTTCTACAGCAG atAAAACAATTGCAACAGCTCGCTACTACACAACACAATCTTTCACAAAATCCATTGAATGGTAAAGGAAATGTAGGATTACATCTGACTGTACAAATAACAAAGGCTAAGCAGCAAATTTCTAATTTACAG aaTCAGATTGCTGCACAGCAAGCCATCTATGTTAAACAACAAGCTAACGCTGGTTCATCATCAACGTCAGCTGGTGGCGATTTCTTTAATAAACCCCACGATCCTTTGTCCCAGCTTCAAAACAACTTCACTGATTTAACACTCAGTAAGGATGCACCATCT GCCTATGGAAGCAGTGGTGGACAACAATCCCGTTTGAATCAATGGAAATTGCCCTCTGTGGACAAAGAAGAAGGTTCTGAATTTAGTAGGGCTCCAGGAACCACTACAAAATCTACAACTAGTCCGCAATTAAATCCGCTCACTTTGCAGTCGGATAG TACATGGTCTACTGGACGTCCCGTGAGTGACGGTTGGCCAACTACCGATACTTCTGATTTACCGGATGGTAAAGAGCCTTGGCCTTCAAGCCAGCCTCAACAGGCGTCCACTTACACCGATCTCGTTCCAGAGTTTGAACCCGGAAAACCTTGGAAG ATGAAGAGTATTGAAGATGATCCTGCTATTACTCCCGGCTCTGTGGTTCGTTCTCCACTATCATTGGCAGCAATTAAAGACACCTCTGATATTTTTGGATCTAGCAATCAGGGAAAAGCCTCACCCACTACTCCGTCTGAAAGGTCTTTATCATCTAGTACTTGGAGCTATCCTCCACCCTCTCCAGCATCGACAGCGAGCTCGTTTAACATGAGTAAGAGTTCAAGCTCCAAAACATGGGGAGACACTCCCACAAGCGGTGCATCTGACTTGTGGGGCTCCGGTGCCTCAATGTCGAAATCTCGTGGACAGCTTCCTGCCGCATCTGTACCGAAGCCGACTTCATCCTGGGGAGGTGGCTCATCACAGGCACAACGTCCTCCTTCTTACTCTCAGCAACCAAATTGGCAGTCAACATGGTTGCTTCTGAAAAACCTCACTGCACAA ATTGACGGTTCAACACTGAAGACTCTTTGTATGCAGCATGGACCATTGCAAAGCTTTCATTTGTACTTGAATCAAGGCATTGCTTTATCAAAATATTCGACTAGAGATGAAGCTAGCAAG GCCCAAAGTGCTCTGAATAATTGTGTATTGGGAAATACTACAATATTCGCTGAATCACCAGCCGAAGCTGATGTCAACATGATTCTGCAGCATCTCGGCCAAGGAGCTGGTGGTGGTCAGTGGCGAGGTACAGGAAGTAAAGGTGCAGGCGGTCCCTCTGCTTCGGACCCATGGTCATTTTCGTTATGGGAATCTCAATTGGCAGAACAAAGAACTACTCCGTCTTCTCTTGGCTCCTTCTTATCTCCTGACCTCCTCGGCGGCGAGTCTATGTAA
- the mRRF1 gene encoding mitochondrial ribosome recycling factor 1 produces MNLRLFYRPVSDIFRKIRLISTPIVSTSFDRLSAQTTGNILPCQFHTATCKYGVKRIKGKDNKNNKNAKVHINNSEIQGLINLEAYKNDLQQPIDRMKDDYVKYVSLRSAAGSMESMKVSFEEKTYELQELAQVVRKNPKTIVLNMVSFPQAIPAVLQAIEGSGLNLNPQQDGTTIFIPVPKVTTEHREQLSKNAKVLFIKYRDVIKDTENNYIKKVRSMKEGVSEDVTFSVQKQLTALSSEYIMIARKLLIEKQSELMGKS; encoded by the coding sequence ATGAATTTACGGTTGTTTTACAGACCCGTTTCGGATATTTTTCGTAAAATCCGACTCATTTCCACGCCGATTGTTAGCACGTCTTTTGATCGGTTATCCGCACAAACGACCGGTAATATTTTGCCCTGTCAATTTCACACCGCAACATGCAAATATGGAGTCAAAAGAATCAAAGGAAaggataataaaaacaataagaacgccaaagttcatataaataattcagAAATACAGGGGCTCATAAATCTCGAGGCTTATAAAAACGATTTACAACAGCCAATAGATCGTATGAAGGACGATTACGTAAAATATGTATCTCTGAGGTCCGCCGCTGGCTCCATGGAATCGATGAAGGTGTCTTTCGAAGAAAAAACCTACGAACTTCAGGAACTAGCCCAAGTGGTGCGAAAGAATCCGAAAACAATAGTGTTGAATATGGTCTCATTTCCGCAAGCTATACCTGCCGTACTGCAAGCCATCGAAGGTTCCGGCTTGAACTTAAATCCTCAACAAGATGGAACTACTATATTTATTCCAGTACCAAAAGTTACGACCGAACATCGTGAACAATTATCGAAGAATGCCAAGGTTCTGTTCATCAAATACCGTGATGTTATAAAAGATACGGAAAACAACTACATAAAAAAAGTAAGAAGCATGAAAGAAGGAGTTTCTGAAGACGTTACTTTCAGTGTTCAAAAACAATTAACAGCTCTAAGTTCTGAGTACATTATGATAGCTAGGAAATTGCTAATAGAAAAACAAAGCGAGTTGATGGGAAAATCTTAA
- the MTPAP gene encoding mitochondrial poly(A) polymerase isoform X2, with protein MWCSWGRWGLRGLRGVTPSRAAVGALHYDIRSSYIPFDTIVNERRSQAKKSLLVQVNSEKSFPELHSYCSQFGTVLGVHHYTTSNSHHFMLVEFSTEENVSNLLASTTFIQDSDVIPVQSKFLWFRPQNNELRSNIRNIINFSETNDVNKLHVKNACVIPAENLILRNLLQANSISEQIQMLYDMTCLKDLGTRLRYVTARQVESALNGLFPNATVCPFGSSVNGFGKMGCDLDLVVKFTSEDLANNLRSRLVFHTKKSTLTGRTQQQRYMEIISDMIQFFLPGCSHVRKILQARIPIIKFNQDYAGLDCDLSISSTSGLYMSELLYLYGNIDSRVRPLVFTIRKWAKHVALTNASPGKWITNFPLTLMVLFFLQNATDGAILPSFNYLRKHAGESDMRLTDDRVNCSFLRDIKDMKFISQNDSDLKELLHQFFEFYCSFDFSTQALSINEGRAIKKPDYAALYIINPLQINLNVSKNVSYEECERMKIEFRNAAWYLESVSETGNEKESWGLGVLLKEKSSSLKNKFVDYHRIVQVKDLFMNEKKELNDGDKFEKDIHKNKVNNNQIHDDVIEQIDSEISLKTVQNVNIDTEQSQFLSSENVQTRGRKVKRR; from the exons ATGTGGTGCAGTTGGGGCCGATGGGGCTTGAGGGGGTTGCGGGGGGTGACCCCATCTCGAGCCGCCGTCGGAGCCCTACATTATG ACATTCGCTCTTCATACATTCCTTTTGATACAATTGTGAACGAAAGACGAAGTCAAGCTAAGAAGAGTCTATTGGTTCAGGTTAATTCCGAAAAATCGTTTCCAGAACTGCACTCGTATTGTTCACAATTTGGAACTGTTCTCGGCGTCCACCATTACACGACATCAAATAGCCAT catttTATGTTGGTAGAATTTTCCACCGAGGAAAACGTTTCTAATTTACTGGCTTCAACCACTTTCATCCAAGATTCGGACGTAATTCCCGTCCAGTCAAAGTTTTTGTGGTTCCGACCGCAAAACAATGAATTGAGATCAAATATAAGGAACATCATTAATTTCTCGGAAACCAATGATGTAAATAAACTTCACGTAAAAAATGCCTGTGTAATACCAGctgaaaatttaatactaaGAAATCTCTTACAAGCCAATAGTATATCGGAACAAATTCAAATGCTTTACGACATGACATGCTTGAAGGATTTGGGAACTAGATTGAGATATGTCACCGCAAGGCAG GTAGAGTCTGCCCTGAACGGCTTATTTCCAAATGCAACTGTGTGTCCATTTGGTTCTTCGGTAAATGGATTTGGAAAGATGGGATGTGATTTAGATTTAGTAGTGAAATTTACTTCTGAAGATTTAGCG AATAATTTGCGAAGTAGATTGGTTTTCCACACCAAAAAATCTACTTTAACCGGCCGAACTCAACAACAACGATACATGGAAATTATTAGCGATATGATCCAATTTTTTCTTCCCGGGTGTAGTCATGTGCGAAAAATCTTGCAAGCTAGAATTCCCATCATAAAATTCAACCAAGATTACGCCGGCTTAGACTGTGATTTGTCAATAAGTTCTAC ATCCGGTCTATACATGTCAGAGTTGCTTTACCTATATGGAAATATAGATTCAAGAGTACGACCGTTAGTATTCACTATACGTAAATGGGCAAAACATGTTGCTTTGACGAATGCATCTCCTGGAAAATGGATAACTAATTTTCCTCTTActttgatggttttatttttccTTCAAAATGCCACAGATGGAGCGATACTTCCATCGTTTAATTATTTGAGAAAACACGcag GCGAAAGTGATATGCGACTGACTGATGACAGGGTTAATTGCTCTTTTTTAAGAGACATTAaagatatgaaatttatttctcaaaatgattCAGACTTGAAAGAACTGTTACATCAGTTTTTTGAGTTTTACTGTTCGTTTGATTTCTCTACTCAAGCACTATCAATCAACGAGGGTAGAGCGATAAAAAAACCCGACTATGCAGCTCTCTACATAATAAATCCTTTACAAATCAATCTAAATGTTAGTAAAAATGTCAGTTATGAAGAATGTGAAAGAATGAAAATTGAATTCAGAAATGCGGCTTGGTATCTCGAATCTGTCAGTGAAACTGGTAATGAGAAAGAGTCGTGGGGATTGGGTGTTTTGCTGAAGGAAAAGAGTTCAtcactaaaaaataaatttgtagacTATCATAGAATAGTTCAGGTGAAAGATTTGTTTATGAACGAAAAAAAAGAATTGAATGACGGAGACAAGTTTGAAAAAGATATCCACAAGAACAAAGTGAACAATAATCAAATACATGATGATGTGATAGAACAAATCGATAGTGAAATAAGTCTAAAAACAGTTCAAAATGTGAATATAGACACTGAACAATCGCAATTTTTAAGTTCAGAGAATGTGCAAACTAGAGGCAGAAAAGTGAAGAGAAGATGa
- the MTPAP gene encoding mitochondrial poly(A) polymerase isoform X1 → MWCSWGRWGLRGLRGVTPSRAAVGALHYDIRSSYIPFDTIVNERRSQAKKSLLVQVNSEKSFPELHSYCSQFGTVLGVHHYTTSNSHVILHFMLVEFSTEENVSNLLASTTFIQDSDVIPVQSKFLWFRPQNNELRSNIRNIINFSETNDVNKLHVKNACVIPAENLILRNLLQANSISEQIQMLYDMTCLKDLGTRLRYVTARQVESALNGLFPNATVCPFGSSVNGFGKMGCDLDLVVKFTSEDLANNLRSRLVFHTKKSTLTGRTQQQRYMEIISDMIQFFLPGCSHVRKILQARIPIIKFNQDYAGLDCDLSISSTSGLYMSELLYLYGNIDSRVRPLVFTIRKWAKHVALTNASPGKWITNFPLTLMVLFFLQNATDGAILPSFNYLRKHAGESDMRLTDDRVNCSFLRDIKDMKFISQNDSDLKELLHQFFEFYCSFDFSTQALSINEGRAIKKPDYAALYIINPLQINLNVSKNVSYEECERMKIEFRNAAWYLESVSETGNEKESWGLGVLLKEKSSSLKNKFVDYHRIVQVKDLFMNEKKELNDGDKFEKDIHKNKVNNNQIHDDVIEQIDSEISLKTVQNVNIDTEQSQFLSSENVQTRGRKVKRR, encoded by the exons ATGTGGTGCAGTTGGGGCCGATGGGGCTTGAGGGGGTTGCGGGGGGTGACCCCATCTCGAGCCGCCGTCGGAGCCCTACATTATG ACATTCGCTCTTCATACATTCCTTTTGATACAATTGTGAACGAAAGACGAAGTCAAGCTAAGAAGAGTCTATTGGTTCAGGTTAATTCCGAAAAATCGTTTCCAGAACTGCACTCGTATTGTTCACAATTTGGAACTGTTCTCGGCGTCCACCATTACACGACATCAAATAGCCATGTAATTCTT catttTATGTTGGTAGAATTTTCCACCGAGGAAAACGTTTCTAATTTACTGGCTTCAACCACTTTCATCCAAGATTCGGACGTAATTCCCGTCCAGTCAAAGTTTTTGTGGTTCCGACCGCAAAACAATGAATTGAGATCAAATATAAGGAACATCATTAATTTCTCGGAAACCAATGATGTAAATAAACTTCACGTAAAAAATGCCTGTGTAATACCAGctgaaaatttaatactaaGAAATCTCTTACAAGCCAATAGTATATCGGAACAAATTCAAATGCTTTACGACATGACATGCTTGAAGGATTTGGGAACTAGATTGAGATATGTCACCGCAAGGCAG GTAGAGTCTGCCCTGAACGGCTTATTTCCAAATGCAACTGTGTGTCCATTTGGTTCTTCGGTAAATGGATTTGGAAAGATGGGATGTGATTTAGATTTAGTAGTGAAATTTACTTCTGAAGATTTAGCG AATAATTTGCGAAGTAGATTGGTTTTCCACACCAAAAAATCTACTTTAACCGGCCGAACTCAACAACAACGATACATGGAAATTATTAGCGATATGATCCAATTTTTTCTTCCCGGGTGTAGTCATGTGCGAAAAATCTTGCAAGCTAGAATTCCCATCATAAAATTCAACCAAGATTACGCCGGCTTAGACTGTGATTTGTCAATAAGTTCTAC ATCCGGTCTATACATGTCAGAGTTGCTTTACCTATATGGAAATATAGATTCAAGAGTACGACCGTTAGTATTCACTATACGTAAATGGGCAAAACATGTTGCTTTGACGAATGCATCTCCTGGAAAATGGATAACTAATTTTCCTCTTActttgatggttttatttttccTTCAAAATGCCACAGATGGAGCGATACTTCCATCGTTTAATTATTTGAGAAAACACGcag GCGAAAGTGATATGCGACTGACTGATGACAGGGTTAATTGCTCTTTTTTAAGAGACATTAaagatatgaaatttatttctcaaaatgattCAGACTTGAAAGAACTGTTACATCAGTTTTTTGAGTTTTACTGTTCGTTTGATTTCTCTACTCAAGCACTATCAATCAACGAGGGTAGAGCGATAAAAAAACCCGACTATGCAGCTCTCTACATAATAAATCCTTTACAAATCAATCTAAATGTTAGTAAAAATGTCAGTTATGAAGAATGTGAAAGAATGAAAATTGAATTCAGAAATGCGGCTTGGTATCTCGAATCTGTCAGTGAAACTGGTAATGAGAAAGAGTCGTGGGGATTGGGTGTTTTGCTGAAGGAAAAGAGTTCAtcactaaaaaataaatttgtagacTATCATAGAATAGTTCAGGTGAAAGATTTGTTTATGAACGAAAAAAAAGAATTGAATGACGGAGACAAGTTTGAAAAAGATATCCACAAGAACAAAGTGAACAATAATCAAATACATGATGATGTGATAGAACAAATCGATAGTGAAATAAGTCTAAAAACAGTTCAAAATGTGAATATAGACACTGAACAATCGCAATTTTTAAGTTCAGAGAATGTGCAAACTAGAGGCAGAAAAGTGAAGAGAAGATGa